From the genome of Sediminibacter sp. Hel_I_10:
TTACCATTGTCAAAATTTAAATCTGAAGGAGAAGTAACGCCATCTGAAAAAGCAATAGTTTGAATAAGCTCATTGTTGACAGTATCTATTTCAACTAAGTTTTCCGAAGATAACACCCATACATCTCCTTCATCATCAACTTGAAGGGAATTTGGAGAATTACCAACTGTAATTGAGGTTTCAAGCTCATCAGTAAGAGTGTTGATAACATCTACTTGATTGCCCTCACCGTAAATACCTGTGGCCACAAAAATTTTATTCCCTACGGTAATGAGTTCCTCTGGCAAATAACTACAGCTTATCGTATTTACTACAGCTTGTAATGTGAGATCTACTACCGCAACAAAATCATCTGTAGCCGGCGTGTAATCTCCCCAATTGGTAACATAACCCTTCCCATTACTAATCGTCATATATCTTGGGTTTGATAACCCAGTTTCAATCGTCGCGACCGATTCAAAGGTATATCTATTAACCACCTCAATTTTATTAGAACCACTTAAAATAATATAGGCAAAGTCGCCTTCAAAGGCCATGCTTTGCGCTGTATCTCCTAATGCACGGGCATTTACATTACCAAAGATGTCATTCTCTACGCTTTCATAATCATTAGAAACGTAAGAGATGGACGCATTTCCCTGCCCAAAATTACCCTCGTGCGTTATTAACAATCCATTTTCATAGTCTCCTCTTGGTGCTATGGGTGTCAAATCATCGTCATTACTACAAGATAAACAGGTGAATGCCAAAAAGGCAAGTACAAATAATTTTTTAGTCATCGTTTTAAAAGTTTAAGGTGAATTTAATTGTGTAATTTCTATTTGGCATCGGTCTAAATGCCACATTTTCATAGTAAGTATTGTAGAGGTTGTTGATTCTGAAATCGGCAGTACCATTCCAGGTTCCCGTTCTGTTGAAGGTATAAGTAATCCCAAAATTAGCGACATCAAAGGCTTTCAAGTCACCACCAATAATGGCTACTTCTCCATTGTATAGGTGCTGGTAATAACTTGTAAAATCTTTATAATTGTAAGATAAAGAGGCATTGGCCTTGTGAAGAGGCACATAAAATAAACGCTGCGCTTTCTCAATATCTTCTGCTTCGGTATAAGAATAATTTGCTGCCAACAAGAACGTATCATGATCACGTTTCAACTCGTAATTAAACTCAGTTTCCAAACCATACTGTCTTGCACTAGCAACATTAACTGGGTTCCAACTACCATTAGTACCGTTTGGGCGCCATTGTATGAGATCTGAAGTTTCAATGTAAAAGGTATTTATCTTAAAACACAGGCTTTTAAATTTGAGCTCATGCCCCAAATCCAATTGATAGGAAGATTCTGGCTTTAAGTTTAAATTTCTGCCGGGGTTCCAGTACAAATCGTTAAAAGTGGGCACTCTGTAATTTTTGGAAATATTAAGTTTTAAGACATAAGGTTTGAACATCTGATAAGCAAGATCTCCTGAAAACACTAACGGGCTCTCAAAATCTGATATAAAATCTTGCCTAATATTAAGCGCATACCTCAATTTAGAGGTTGGTCTATGGCTCATAATCGCCGTAGCAGAGAAGGCGTTT
Proteins encoded in this window:
- a CDS encoding DUF5074 domain-containing protein encodes the protein MTKKLFVLAFLAFTCLSCSNDDDLTPIAPRGDYENGLLITHEGNFGQGNASISYVSNDYESVENDIFGNVNARALGDTAQSMAFEGDFAYIILSGSNKIEVVNRYTFESVATIETGLSNPRYMTISNGKGYVTNWGDYTPATDDFVAVVDLTLQAVVNTISCSYLPEELITVGNKIFVATGIYGEGNQVDVINTLTDELETSITVGNSPNSLQVDDEGDVWVLSSENLVEIDTVNNELIQTIAFSDGVTSPSDLNFDNGNFYFYAGGSVYKMSASSSTFPTTAEFDSLSFDDMQVKDGLLYGLDALDYASNGVLSVYDLNTNAEVFNHTLGIIPGGVYFN